A genomic segment from Phragmites australis chromosome 6, lpPhrAust1.1, whole genome shotgun sequence encodes:
- the LOC133920618 gene encoding E3 ubiquitin-protein ligase EL5-like — MSTADASGNPPPPAGHGGCCSSGSTLELVGAFTAVCLVLYGVILYMNYLYVRWSGRDGVHRTGSGAGLPVGKRPGGGGIDKAALAAMPVLRFKADAHGGEAADCAVCLGAMQDGDAVRALPGCGHAFHVACVDVWLCARATCPVCRARPALPPPQQAPKAGAKAAGPAGRQLDLESQV; from the coding sequence ATGTCCACGGCGGACGCGTCCGGGAATCCTCCGCCGCCGGCGGGACACGGCGGGTGCTGCAGCTCCGGCTCGACGCTGGAGCTGGTGGGCGCGTTCACGGCGGTGTGCCTGGTGCTGTACGGGGTGATCCTGTACATGAACTACCTGTACGTGCGGTGGAGCGGCCGCGACGGCGTGCACCGGACGGGCTCCGGCGCGGGGCTCCCGGTCGGGAAGAGGCCCGGCGGCGGGGGCATCGACAAGGCAGCACTGGCGGCCATGCCGGTGCTCAGGTTCAAGGCGGACGCGCACGGTGGCGAGGCGGCGGACTGCGCGGTGTGCCTGGGCGCCATGCAGGACGGGGACGCGGTGCGCGCGCTGCCCGGGTGCGGCCACGCGTTCCACGTCGCCTGCGTCGACGTCTGGCTCTGCGCGCGCGCCACCTGCCCCGTCTGCCGCGCGCGCcccgcgctgccgccgccgcagcaggcGCCCAAGGCCGGCGCCAAGGCGGCCGGGCCGGCCGGCCGTCAGCTCGACCTGGAGAGCCAGGTATAG
- the LOC133920619 gene encoding RING-H2 finger protein ATL74-like gives MTGKERDTVVLVCLACASCLIVATRAFANGYAAASSAGAVANGSGRRGLAPSALAAIPKLTYRRGCVAAAVVGWAQCAICLAVVRDGEVVRLLSACGYLFHVECIDLWLRSHATCPQCRRDDGEAATEKV, from the coding sequence ATGACCGGTAAAGAAAGGGACACGGTGGTGCTCGTCTGCCTTGCCTGCGCGTCGTGCCTCATCGTGGCCACGCGAGCCTTCGCAAATGGCTACGCGGCCGCGAGCAGCGCCGGGGCTGTTGCCAACGGCAGCGGCCGGCGTGGGCTGGCACCGTCCGCGCTCGCGGCGATCCCAAAGCTCACGTACCGGAGGGGctgcgtcgccgccgccgtcgtcgggTGGGCACAGTGCGCGATCTGCCTCGCTGTGGTGCGGGATGGGGAGGTGGTGCGGCTGCTGTCGGCGTGCGGGTACCTGTTCCACGTCGAATGCATCGACCTGTGGCTGCGCTCGCACGCCACGTGCCCGCAGTGCCGGCGGGACGACGGCGAGGCGGCCACCGAGAAAGTTTAA